A single genomic interval of Cydia splendana chromosome 10, ilCydSple1.2, whole genome shotgun sequence harbors:
- the LOC134794506 gene encoding glucose dehydrogenase [FAD, quinone]-like gives MTSSISILFIDDIDEAHSACRHICSCLLTDGDSFDYIVVGAGGAGAPAAARLALSGAGVLLVEAGGDPNLNTRIPGIYSTLLGLALDWQYPTVTNNISCLSYSDKQCRYGRGKCLGGSTSINFMMYVRGNHRDYDELGIEGCAWKDLKPYFLKYEGLQDLDKLPCTSVPYHNTSGTMKMDFSLTLKTVGIQGP, from the exons ATGACGTCAAGCATAAGCATATTATTTATTGATGATATTGATGAGGCACATAGCGCCTGCAGACATATTTGCTCATGTTTGCTTACAGATGGTGACTCGTTCGACTACATAGTGGTGGGCGCGGGGGGCGCGGGGGCCCCGGCGGCAGCGCGGCTGGCGTTATCCGGCGCAGGCGTTCTGCTGGTGGAGGCCGGCGGCGACCCCAATCTGAATACTAGG ATTCCCGGAATTTATTCGACACTACTCGGCTTAGCTCTAGACTGGCAGTACCCAACCGTCACTAATAACATTTCGTGCCTCTCATATTCGGACAAACAGTGCCGCTATGGTCGAGGAAAGTGTCTTGGCGGATCCACCAGCATCAACTTCATGATGTATGTTCGGGGTAACCACCGAGACTACGATGAGCTCGGTATCGAGGGTTGTGCCTGGAAAGACCTTAAACCCTACTTCCTAAAGTATGAGGGCTTGCAGGACTTGGATAAGTTACCTTGTACTTCTGTTCCCTACCACAACACCAGCGGCACTATGAAAATGGATTTTTCGCTGACTCTGAAAACAGTTGGCATTCAAGGACCATAA